A genomic segment from Gracilimonas sediminicola encodes:
- a CDS encoding MgtC/SapB family protein, producing MDLLAQSYILMDVSIALVLGGVLGLEREWKQKPAGLRTNMIIAGSAALLVSLGRVVVQDFGTLAATESFGVDPIRMLHAVIVGVSFIGAGTILKSTSKTMVRYLTTSATILMAAGIGISIALKQYMLGAGATLILVTVNFLFTRLNKWVYKISDYESPYVE from the coding sequence ATGGATTTATTAGCTCAATCGTACATATTGATGGATGTAAGCATCGCTTTGGTCTTGGGCGGTGTTTTAGGGCTGGAGCGAGAATGGAAGCAAAAGCCGGCAGGTTTAAGAACGAACATGATTATAGCGGGATCGGCAGCGTTGCTGGTCTCTTTGGGAAGGGTCGTGGTTCAGGATTTTGGCACGCTGGCTGCAACCGAAAGCTTTGGCGTTGATCCCATTCGTATGCTTCACGCGGTGATTGTGGGCGTAAGCTTTATTGGAGCCGGCACCATCCTGAAAAGTACCTCAAAAACCATGGTCCGGTACCTGACTACCTCCGCAACCATTTTGATGGCAGCAGGAATTGGAATTAGTATTGCCTTAAAACAATATATGCTGGGAGCCGGAGCCACTCTTATTTTGGTGACGGTTAACTTCCTGTTCACCCGACTGAATAAATGGGTTTATAAAATTTCAGATTATGAGAGTCCTTATGTTGAATAG
- a CDS encoding M48 family metallopeptidase, giving the protein MNIYAIIILATIAIDFILDITSNYLNLKSLSKELPEEFEGVYDEDTYAKSQEYTKVRTKFGFLTGGFDLALVLGFWFSGGFNWLDQIVRAWGFGELVTGLTYIGILLLAKTILNLPFSIYSTFVIEERFGFNKTTPKTFVLDMVKGLGLGLLIGTPLLAGILWFFMYAGDLAWLYAWGAVTAFTLIMQYVAPTWIMPLFNKFTPLEEGELRTAIEEYTEKVNFPLQGLFVIDGSRRSSKSNAFFTGFGKNKRVGLYDTLVENHTVQELVAVLAHEIGHYKKKHIIKGMITSVAQTGVLFYLLSVFLNAQGLFDAFYMEQMSVYAGLIFFGMLYAPIDMILSVFMQMISRRHEFEADAFAAETTGEPEDMISTLKQLSKDNLSNLTPHSFYVFLNYSHPPVLERIRAIRKDNQER; this is encoded by the coding sequence ATGAACATCTACGCCATCATTATTCTGGCAACCATTGCCATCGATTTTATTCTTGATATCACTTCCAACTACCTGAACCTGAAATCTCTATCAAAAGAACTTCCTGAAGAATTTGAAGGAGTATATGATGAAGATACCTACGCCAAATCCCAGGAGTACACCAAAGTAAGAACCAAGTTTGGCTTTCTGACGGGCGGTTTTGACCTGGCACTGGTATTGGGGTTCTGGTTCTCGGGCGGATTCAACTGGCTGGATCAGATTGTTCGGGCCTGGGGGTTTGGAGAGCTGGTAACGGGTTTGACCTATATCGGGATTTTACTGCTGGCTAAAACCATCCTGAACCTTCCATTCAGTATTTATTCTACTTTTGTGATTGAAGAGCGATTCGGCTTCAACAAAACCACCCCGAAAACTTTTGTGTTGGATATGGTGAAAGGTCTGGGGCTTGGATTATTAATCGGGACCCCTCTGCTTGCCGGAATTCTCTGGTTCTTTATGTATGCCGGAGATTTGGCCTGGCTGTATGCCTGGGGGGCGGTCACTGCCTTTACGTTGATTATGCAATATGTGGCCCCGACCTGGATTATGCCGCTGTTCAATAAATTCACCCCACTTGAAGAAGGGGAACTTAGAACCGCTATTGAAGAATATACCGAGAAGGTGAATTTCCCACTACAGGGGTTGTTTGTGATTGACGGTTCCCGTCGCTCCAGTAAATCGAACGCCTTTTTTACCGGCTTCGGGAAGAATAAAAGAGTAGGGCTTTATGATACGCTGGTCGAGAATCACACCGTACAAGAATTAGTGGCAGTTTTGGCTCACGAAATCGGGCATTACAAGAAAAAGCACATTATAAAAGGGATGATAACCAGCGTTGCCCAAACAGGAGTGCTTTTCTACTTGCTTTCGGTGTTTCTAAACGCCCAGGGGTTGTTTGATGCGTTTTATATGGAGCAGATGTCGGTTTATGCCGGACTCATCTTTTTTGGAATGTTGTATGCTCCCATTGATATGATTTTATCTGTATTCATGCAAATGATTTCCCGCCGGCACGAATTTGAAGCCGATGCTTTTGCAGCTGAAACAACCGGGGAGCCCGAAGATATGATTTCAACGCTTAAGCAGCTTTCGAAGGACAACCTGAGCAATTTAACCCCTCACTCGTTCTACGTATTTCTGAATTATTCCCATCCGCCGGTTCTGGAGCGAATTCGGGCAATCAGAAAAGATAATCAGGAAAGGTGA
- a CDS encoding ribonuclease E inhibitor RraB — protein sequence MSRPKEIDAKVVEHIIRFGGDIDKEKPVDFFFYFPTEYAASQVEVKLLNLGFSTDLHYLDKNKKWSLSANKIMKISTDRIYELGLWFNKIAEEQGGEYDGWGAPI from the coding sequence ATGTCAAGACCGAAAGAAATAGATGCCAAAGTAGTAGAACATATTATCAGGTTTGGGGGAGATATTGATAAAGAAAAGCCGGTCGATTTTTTCTTTTATTTTCCAACCGAATATGCTGCCAGTCAAGTAGAAGTCAAGTTGTTAAATCTCGGTTTCAGTACAGATCTGCATTACCTGGATAAGAATAAAAAGTGGTCATTATCAGCTAATAAGATAATGAAGATAAGTACGGATCGGATTTATGAATTGGGCCTGTGGTTCAATAAGATAGCTGAAGAACAGGGCGGAGAATATGATGGTTGGGGAGCTCCAATTTGA
- a CDS encoding sensor histidine kinase → MAKLWENYKLRVRKNCMGSLTRSDGLEYWRNKLFTTIIIYLFPLGIIVLIPSSIVVFALGIQSLTVAYIFFGVAITTISLYSGLRINQRKYLFLTLIYSVAAILIFFMGELGAGLTYLFGATVFSLLILPTRAGVLTIFINILICVVQALLIHNRLVDYPLRESYQVASWLAISANSILLSIVAVVFMPMLFSGLQETIESQKELKLNLLSHQGELENSLDEKNTLLAEIHHRVKNNLAVISGMLQMQSFKETDERIQKKLIDSTLRIKSMANIHEQLYQSNSFSNMDFDAGLKNLVHAILETMDDHSKIETKFNLEPINLNINQAVPCCLIVNEVLTNSIKHAFSDMQKGLISVQLQKNNQQITLQITDNGVGFPDDADPETKDSLGMVLIQTLAHQLEADYEYKSRKTEPGVLFRLSFSLSDVNGSHLS, encoded by the coding sequence ATGGCAAAGCTTTGGGAGAATTATAAACTGAGGGTTCGCAAGAACTGCATGGGCAGCCTTACGCGGTCCGATGGATTGGAGTATTGGAGAAACAAGCTCTTTACCACCATCATCATCTATCTTTTCCCGCTGGGGATCATTGTTTTGATTCCCTCCTCCATTGTGGTATTTGCGCTTGGCATCCAGTCGTTGACCGTGGCGTATATCTTTTTTGGGGTAGCAATTACAACCATATCGTTATACAGCGGACTCCGGATCAATCAACGTAAATATCTTTTTCTTACCCTTATTTACTCGGTAGCTGCCATCCTTATTTTCTTTATGGGTGAACTTGGGGCCGGGCTTACTTATTTGTTCGGAGCCACGGTTTTCTCCCTGCTGATTTTGCCTACCCGCGCGGGGGTGCTTACCATTTTCATCAATATCCTTATTTGTGTGGTACAGGCGTTATTAATTCACAACCGCCTTGTCGATTATCCACTTCGTGAAAGCTATCAGGTGGCCTCCTGGCTTGCTATTTCGGCTAATTCTATTCTGTTGAGTATAGTCGCCGTGGTATTTATGCCCATGCTGTTTAGCGGACTTCAGGAAACCATTGAATCCCAGAAAGAACTGAAGCTAAACCTGTTGAGCCATCAGGGGGAGCTGGAGAATTCGCTGGACGAGAAAAATACCCTTCTGGCTGAAATTCACCATCGGGTAAAAAACAACCTGGCAGTAATATCGGGAATGCTTCAGATGCAGTCGTTCAAAGAAACCGATGAACGAATCCAAAAAAAATTGATAGACAGTACTCTTCGCATTAAATCGATGGCCAATATTCACGAGCAACTTTACCAGTCCAACAGTTTCTCAAATATGGATTTTGATGCCGGCTTAAAAAACCTGGTTCATGCCATTCTCGAAACCATGGATGATCATTCTAAAATTGAGACTAAATTCAATCTTGAGCCCATCAACCTGAACATTAATCAGGCGGTACCCTGCTGCTTGATTGTGAATGAAGTGCTGACCAACTCCATCAAGCACGCGTTTTCGGATATGCAAAAAGGACTGATTTCCGTTCAGCTTCAAAAGAATAACCAACAAATTACCCTACAGATAACAGACAACGGGGTTGGCTTTCCTGATGATGCCGATCCGGAAACAAAAGATTCTCTCGGGATGGTGCTGATCCAAACGCTGGCGCATCAGCTGGAAGCAGACTATGAATATAAATCCCGAAAAACGGAACCCGGCGTACTCTTCCGGTTGTCATTCAGCCTCTCAGATGTAAATGGGAGTCACCTTTCCTGA